A DNA window from Buttiauxella agrestis contains the following coding sequences:
- the phnP gene encoding phosphonate metabolism protein PhnP — MSLTLTLSGTGGAQLVPAFGCSCAACERARNHPHYRRKPCSAVVKFNDAVTLLDAGIPDLMDHWQPGEFQQFLLTHYHMDHVQGLFPLRWGVGDKIPVYGPPDEQGCDDLFKHPGILDFSHTLEPFVGFTLQALRITPLPLNHSKLTFGYLFETPHSRVAWLCDTAGLPEKTLKFLANNKPQVIVIDCSHEPRTETPKNHCDLNTVIELNKHMGCPRVILTHISHQFDCWLMENALPQGFEAGFDGMEICVD; from the coding sequence GTGAGCCTGACGTTAACCCTTAGCGGAACCGGCGGTGCGCAACTGGTGCCCGCCTTCGGCTGCTCTTGCGCGGCCTGCGAGCGTGCGCGCAATCATCCACACTATCGTCGCAAGCCTTGTAGCGCAGTCGTGAAGTTTAACGACGCGGTCACGCTGCTGGATGCGGGCATTCCCGATTTAATGGACCACTGGCAGCCTGGGGAATTTCAGCAGTTTTTACTGACTCATTACCATATGGACCACGTTCAAGGCTTGTTCCCGCTACGTTGGGGCGTGGGCGATAAAATCCCGGTTTACGGCCCACCGGATGAGCAAGGCTGCGACGATCTGTTTAAACACCCTGGAATTCTCGATTTCAGCCACACGCTGGAACCGTTCGTCGGGTTTACGCTGCAGGCGCTGCGCATCACCCCCTTGCCGCTCAACCATTCAAAACTCACTTTTGGTTATCTGTTTGAAACTCCGCACAGCCGTGTGGCGTGGCTATGCGACACCGCTGGCCTGCCGGAAAAAACGCTGAAGTTTCTGGCGAACAACAAGCCGCAGGTGATAGTGATTGATTGCAGCCATGAACCGCGTACCGAAACACCGAAAAACCATTGCGATCTCAATACGGTTATCGAGTTGAATAAACATATGGGCTGCCCGCGCGTGATCCTCACCCACATCAGCCATCAATTTGATTGCTGGCTGATGGAGAATGCGTTGCCGCAAGGGTTTGAAGCCGGGTTTGACGGGATGGAGATTTGCGTTGATTAA
- the phnO gene encoding aminoalkylphosphonate N-acetyltransferase yields the protein MLELRRAALADSDAVYALICELKQAEFNRQAFNVGFAANLDDHNLCYQLALLNGAVVGMISLHMQFHLHHVNWVGEIQELVVMPAARGHGVGSKLLAWAEEQARIAGAELTELSTSAKRLDAHRFYQREGYQNTHFRFTKLVENLSEPDVNP from the coding sequence ATGCTTGAATTACGCCGCGCCGCACTCGCCGATAGCGATGCCGTTTACGCTTTGATTTGTGAGCTAAAACAGGCGGAATTTAACCGCCAGGCATTTAATGTGGGTTTTGCCGCTAATCTCGACGATCACAACTTATGCTACCAACTTGCGCTACTGAACGGCGCTGTTGTCGGCATGATCAGTTTGCATATGCAATTTCACCTGCACCATGTGAACTGGGTCGGTGAAATCCAGGAGCTGGTGGTGATGCCCGCCGCACGCGGCCACGGCGTGGGCAGCAAACTATTAGCCTGGGCAGAAGAACAGGCGCGGATTGCAGGCGCGGAACTCACCGAGCTTTCCACCAGCGCCAAACGCCTCGACGCGCACCGTTTCTACCAGCGCGAAGGCTATCAAAATACCCATTTCCGCTTTACTAAACTGGTGGAGAATTTGAGTGAGCCTGACGTTAACCCTTAG
- a CDS encoding REP-associated tyrosine transposase, whose amino-acid sequence MSNYCRMRVAGGTWFFTVNLHDRQSDLLTRNIVELRQSIRKVKQRHPFEINAWIILPDHMHCVWTLPANDSNYSQRWRAIKKTFTKSLSGNTTVWQKRFWEHCIRDERDYQAHVDYVYINPVKHGLVKIVGEWPYSSFHRDVRNGLYPADWAGKVEAFQAGERKAGG is encoded by the coding sequence ATGTCGAATTACTGCCGTATGCGTGTTGCGGGTGGCACATGGTTCTTCACTGTAAACCTGCATGATCGTCAATCCGATTTGCTCACCAGAAACATCGTTGAGTTAAGGCAATCCATTCGAAAGGTAAAACAACGCCACCCTTTCGAGATAAACGCCTGGATTATCTTGCCGGACCATATGCATTGCGTCTGGACGCTACCTGCAAATGACAGCAACTACTCTCAGCGTTGGCGAGCAATCAAAAAGACCTTCACAAAATCTCTTTCTGGAAACACCACCGTCTGGCAAAAACGTTTTTGGGAACACTGCATCAGGGATGAACGCGATTACCAGGCTCATGTCGATTACGTTTATATCAATCCGGTTAAACATGGATTAGTGAAGATCGTGGGTGAATGGCCGTATTCGTCATTTCATCGGGATGTCAGAAATGGGCTTTATCCGGCAGATTGGGCGGGGAAAGTCGAAGCTTTTCAAGCCGGAGAACGAAAAGCCGGTGGATGA